The region CGCAGCATAAAGCTGTGCGGCCTTTTTTAATACCACGCCGCAACGAATAATCCCGCCCTTCCCCTCTCCCGACTTTTAAATTATAGATAGCGGACGCCCTGCGGAGCCTATACCCGCGCGGGCATCAAAAACGTTCAGGAGAAAATAGATATGAATATGGAACACGATATTACAAGAGCTAAATTTTTGATTGAATCGCTGCCGTACATCAAGGAATTCTACGGCGAAACCGTCGTCATCAAATACGGTGGCAACGCAATGATTGACGAGACCCTGAAAAAAGCATTCGCCCTGAACATAATTCTGCTGAAATACATCGGAATCAATCCGGTTGTCGTACACGGCGGAGGACCGCAGATTCAAAAAATGCTCAGCGCGCTGAACATCGACAGCCATTTCAAGAGTGGCTACCGGGTCACCGACGAAGCCACCATGGATGTAGTTGAAATGGTTCTCGTCGGTCAGGTAAATAAACAGATCGTAAATCTCATAAACCTGAACGGTGGCCGGGCGGTAGGTCTTTCCGGTAAAGACGGAATGCTCATAAAAGCTGAACAGAAAGAACTCGTTATCGAATCCGAAACCAAAGCGCCGGAAATCATCGATCTCGGCAAAGTAGGCGAAGTTACCGAGGTCAACACCACCCTGATAGAATCCCTGCAGAGCGACGGATTCATCCCTGTTATCGCTCCCGTTGGTGTGGATGAAGCAGGCTCAACCTATAATATAAATGCCGACTCTGTTGCCGGATCTGTGGCCGCGGCTATGAATGCCAAACGTCTTCATCTGCTGACCGACGTTCAGGGACTGCTTGATAAAGATAAAAATCTGATATCCTCCCTGACTTGCCGTGAAGCGGCTGAAGCTATCGATTCCGGGGTGGCTCAGGGTGGCATGATTCCCAAGTTGAGCTGCTGCCTTGAAGCGGTACACAGCGGAGTGGAAAAAGCGCATATCATTGACGGACGGGTCGAGAACTGTGTGCTGCTGGAACTTTTCACCAAGAACGGTATCGGCACTGAAATTATCGGCTAATCCGGAGGAATTACATGAAAGCGATCGCCATAGTCGGCAAGAAGAAAACCGGCAAGACTACAATGGGTCTTGCTCTGGTTAAGAAGCTCACAGAAAAGGGTTATAAAGTTGGGGTCCTTAAGCATTCCCACCACGGATTTGACGGAGCTGAGGGAGCAGACA is a window of Maridesulfovibrio sp. DNA encoding:
- the argB gene encoding acetylglutamate kinase codes for the protein MNMEHDITRAKFLIESLPYIKEFYGETVVIKYGGNAMIDETLKKAFALNIILLKYIGINPVVVHGGGPQIQKMLSALNIDSHFKSGYRVTDEATMDVVEMVLVGQVNKQIVNLINLNGGRAVGLSGKDGMLIKAEQKELVIESETKAPEIIDLGKVGEVTEVNTTLIESLQSDGFIPVIAPVGVDEAGSTYNINADSVAGSVAAAMNAKRLHLLTDVQGLLDKDKNLISSLTCREAAEAIDSGVAQGGMIPKLSCCLEAVHSGVEKAHIIDGRVENCVLLELFTKNGIGTEIIG